Sequence from the Lepidochelys kempii isolate rLepKem1 chromosome 7, rLepKem1.hap2, whole genome shotgun sequence genome:
ATGTGGAAGGAAAAACAACTACCAAAAGAAGGGTAGTTCTGTCTTAATCCCTATTGCCAACAAGTGTGGTGGGGTTTTCTTTGGGTGGGAGTGGAGAAGAATTGTGGTTTTCAGTAAGAAGCAAACTGAACACATGATAtaggtaaggctaagattttgtcacagatatttttagtgcaagtcagggacaggtcacgggcttccgtgaatttttgtttgttgcaggtgacctgtccctgacttgcACTAAAAATATCTGTAACAAAATGGGTAGGGAAAAGGGTCCAGCACACATCATTGCTGGGGCCCTGGGGTCCCCCACAGCAatggggcagctgcagggtccccaGCTCGGCACTCCAGCTCGGTCCCCCACCGCCTATGGCTCAGAGTTCCAGGATCTcctggctggctgggagctccatGGCTGGGAGCCATGGGGGCCCCCCCACCGGGGCAACTTGTGGTAGGAGCACAGAGGGCCAAGTGCCCCTTCAGCTGGGTCAAGTGcccccagcagcaggtccggggccagagctggaagggaagaggtgggaccaGAGCCTCTCCTCTTCCAGCCACGCTGCctgctgcagtgcagcagctgaCTGGGAGAACACCTGCCTGTGGCAGCAGCAGGCTGCCCCCCGCCTAGGCTCAGCTTCTGGGGACAGGAGCTGACTCTGAGCGGGCTAGGGGGGCTCCGACTCGCTTAGCTACCGTCCCAGAAGCCAAGCCTGGGTGGGAGACAGCTTTCACGGCAGCCAGgcactctcccaggcagctgctgtcCTGTACCAGGCAGCATCTGGGAGTGGCTctggggcctggctgccaggaagaGCAGCTGAACATGCCAGGGGGAGCTGGCACAGCAGGACAGAGCCCATCCCCGTCCCCCCGCCCAAGGGTAATGTGGGACGGGGAGAACACAGGGGCCCAGGCTAGGGGCAACAAGGAGTCACATGGGGAGGACACGTCCTCCCCTTTAGCTGGcgcccctttgtgtccctcccacgAGTCACCTGTGGCCCTCTGCCATCCATGACTTCTTCAACCTCCGTGACAAAATTGTAGCTTTAGATATAGGCCATTAAACAACAAACTGAGGGCAGGGATATTTGGTCTCTGACCCAATCTGGACTGAATTTTGCAATCACAAAGTGAGATGCTCCACGTTCCCGTACTAATTTCTTGAGCTATCAAGTGAGCCCATATCTCAAACCAGGCATTTAATAATAGCTGTGATACCACAAGACTGCCTTGGCATGAGTGCACTGGCTCACATAACAGGCAATGCATTTTAGATCATTCACAGCAACTAAACACATACAGTGGATCCACTTTCTGAGAACAAGGTTGAAATATATTTGCCTCATTTGCCTCTTTCCAAATCCTTTATTTCTGCTTCTTAGGCGGAGGCTTGTAGGCTAGCAGGTGGGAGAGAGAAGCTATACCGAAGAGGAAGGTTTGGATGAACCATCGACGTTGAACAGAGCTGTCAGTGATGCCTTTGGTCCTGCAGTAAAACAAAGTTAGATTTTATTTAACATGCTATATGCTCTCCATAAAAGTGGACTGTGAAATGGATCTAACGCAAGACTGATCATATTGATTGAGGTTTACAGTTCAAAGCACCTTGATGTGAGGAATGTTTAGTAATGAGGCTCAACTTTTACCCTCCATTTAACACAGTCCTCTGTACTACTAATGAAGATTTGTTAACCACGATCACTAGACATGTTTTTCTGACATTTTAACTCAAGTTATTGATACTGTCAATGTTAACATTATGTACAGTCTAAGCCTCATTTCCTGTATATACTGAAGTGCAAAATAAGCATGGGGATGAGACATTTGGCATTACTTGTGTAAGGTAATTATGAAGTCAAATACACTCTGCTAAGCAAATCCCTACATGATACAGAGTTTATTAATGTATTTTCACTATGGAAAGAGCTTTTCAGTCACACTGGCAGCCTGGAGAATAGACAGCGAACTGAAGTTAGCAAAAGACGAGGTCTGTGTGTATCTTATGAAGCAGGAATTTCAGGGGCAGTGATGAGTTAATAATGTGAACAGATAAGCAATAACAGGGATCATGTTTCTTAAACAGTGTGAAACTTTTTTCATatggaacagctgatttgcaTGTGGAAAGTTGATTCTGTGGAAACACTATTAGCTAAACAGACTAATGCTTTTCAGTGCTTTATGAAATGATTTCAGGCTACTTTGTCAGGTAAAGAAATGGGCTGCACAGTGATAGTTAGCAATTCCAAGAACAGTACATCACAGTGTAGAGGGAGCAATACTAACCCAGATCCATCGAGATTACACTCGAGTAGTTTTCTCAACTGTCTTTGAATGAATACAGTTTGCAACTTTTGTACTGACTATAAATTTCCAAGGTAAATTCAAACAAAATCAACATACAAGGCACACTTAACGCTAATTTAACTTAACCTCTTCAATGTTCATTAAAAGATCCATGACCTCAACAGGTGCAGGGTTGGCTAACTATGTTGGTGTTTCTCCATATTGcagcaaggaggaagagagatAATGTGGTGCAGGATCAAATTCTGGAGTGTGGTCTGGAGCAGACTTCACTGCTCCACAAGCATTCTGAGAGCCTATTCTTCACTAGCCGGCGCTTGCTACTGATGGAAGCACACCTGCTAGTTAGTCTAAGGAATAAGACAAGCCTCCAaccttctccttcccccatcaGGTGCTATTGCTTTGGAAATCATAACTTTCACTGGTGAAACCATCAGAAGAATGGCTTCTTCCCGCGCTGCAGCCATTTCCAAGAGCGTAAGGCTAATAGCGTCAAGAGAACTAGCATATGCTTTAAGTCACTGTAGACTAAGTCTGGGAGTGCACTgagattcattaaaaaaacaatccCCAAAAATGTGAAGCTCTAACTTTTTTCTGCCCTTCCTTATAATGAGTGGGGAAAGGGTAAACAGATAATGCCACAAAAGTTCCTGACAAACAGGTCAGGAACTAAGTGAAAAGCTCATTATTGGAGGTATAAAAATAGCTGATGGGCTAGACTCAAGTTCTGACTTAACATGTGTAATAGAGGAAGCTTTAACTATACACGCTGCCTCAACTTACTTGGTGCTCCCTCTACCAATTTCAACAAAAATATCCTAACCCTATTTATACTGTTGGGCCCTGTCTAGATGAGGAAGATAAGCAGATAGCAAATGTGTTAGCTAATACCTGTGAACATGTTTTTAGTACCTACTGTAAAGAAAGCCAGTGTTTAAAACACACTCGCTCTATACCCTTGTAGTCCAAACAGGGCTTTAGCATTCCTGACTTTTTTCTGCATTCATTGACAATTTTTCAAATACTGCAACTTGCTTATGCAAGATTACACTCTTGcaaaaagtgtgtgtatgtataatataGGCAAACAAATACTTTCTACCCTCAATGAGAGTTAACTGTTCCATTTCATTTCCTGTCTCCTTAGTAACGTCTACAAGTACTACCGGAAAGTGGATGTTCGTATCATTGGAATGATATTAACAGCATCTGCGTGAGCAGAGGCTTATCAGAAACAAGGTGTTAAGTAAGTACTCTATTTCTTCCTCTTCATAGCACTTCACATTTTACTAATGCTTTATTAAACTTAAGTGCTTCCCGTGGGTGCAAAACCTAGAAGGGGTTGTCATACCTACTATGTCTGACATCAGGCAGATGCTCTTGTAAATTTGTCTACAATCTTAGgtatttttaacagagagagaaGTTTGCCCTTTCTACCTTTAAAAACTGGGAAGTTATATAACTGCAAATTGGCATCACTACATACTCTACTTTTAATTAAATCAACTGaggacaacttttttttttttttccaaatacaaataATCTGAGGGCCATATCAAGCAATCGTTACATGGACAAAACAAAGCACTATTTACTTTGAagttttgtctgaataaggaGTGCCAGACAGCCCGTGACAAGTGGAAAAAGAGCATGTGTAGGTTTCCAGAACGCTGCATGAGACTATCCTCCCCTTTCCCAGTACACATGAACCAAGATGAAAGCAAGACTGCAACTTGGCAGAAGAGCTACataataagtttttaaaaaatcagttgaaAGTATTAAGTTTCAAAAGTATTGCTGATCAACATGGGGTTTAGAGTGAACATAAGAACGATTACTCTGACTTCACAATCTTTTACTCCTGAGCCATACACATGTTCGTTTGAGTAGGGCTGAACTTCTGGACCCTGTGACTGATGCAAATAGAATTCCTTATATTCCAGAATTCCTTTATACACTtacgctccaatacgtctgttagtctataaggtgccccaggactctttgccgcttttacagatccagactaacatgatACTTTATACACTTTCTACTTCACAAAACACCACTAGGTGGCAGCCTAGTCCCACCGAGCCCCACACTCGCATTTTTCACAAGATGTATCAGCTCTGTTGATGACAAAGATGCTGAGAAGTTATTTTACTGAATCacagaaacgtagggctggaaggtcCGCAGATCCTGCTCCCTGCGCCGAGACAgtaccaagtaaacctagaccatccctgacaggtgtctggccaacctgtttttaaaaatcttccatgatagggattccacaacctcccttgaaagcctattccagatcttaactatccttatggttagaaagtatttcctaatatctaacccaagtctcccttgttgcagattaagcccattactgccTGTTCTACCTTCAGTTGACAAGAAGAATAATGGATTACAGTCTTCTTTTTATAAGATTTGACTGTTAGGTCTCCCTCCTGAGTCTTCTTtcctcaagattaaacatgcccagttttttaacctttcctcataggtcagtgtctctaaaccttttatcatcttTGGTGCTCTCTTcaggactccctccaatttgtccacatctttcctaaagtgtggcacccagaattggacacaatagttcagctgaggcttcaccagtgccgagGAAAGTGGAACAATTACTACCCTTGTCTTGCATACAACTCTTCTGTTAATACATACCAGAGTACAAACTTTTTtccaactgcatcacattgttgacttgtTCAATTTGTGATACACTGTAACTCCCAGGTCCTTTTTCAGCACTATTGCCAGCCAgcaagttattccccattttgtagctgtacaTTTGATTTTCCCCTGTCTCCAACCCCCGTCTTAAGTGTggttgtctttattgaattttatcttgttgaattcagaccaattctccaatttgtcaaggtcctgtAAATCCGTCTTCCAaactgcttgcaacccctcccaggtgttatctgcaaattttataagcatactctttgCTCCATTGTCCTAGTCGTTACTGAATCGTACCTAAACCAGGAGAGATCCCTGCAGAATACCACTAGGTAcaccctcccagtctgacagcaaaccattgattaCTTTTTAAGCATGGTCTTTTTGACAGCTGTGCACCCATCTTAAAGTAATTTCATCCTGACCACATTTCCTTATGTGCTTATGACACTGGTGTGTGAGACTGTATCAAGAagcttactaaaatcaagatttcAAATCTACAGCTTCTCTCCCATACACTAGGCCAATAATCTTATTTATCTTTGTTTATCTTTGAGATCTATTTAAAGAAAAGCCCCTAATTTGGTCTTAATCTTTGAAATTATGTGAAGGGACGTGCCCTTACTCTGGTGTAGGGGAGATCAACCAGCTCTTCTGGGCCTGTTTGGCCCTAAGGAGGCAAACCTACAAGGTTTGTCCTtcctggaggggaaggagcttaaaaggggaaggggcaatGAACAGGAAGAAGGCTATTCCACTTCAGAGACTGCTGCCAACAGATACTGCTGCTTGTGACCATTGCCTTTTCAACTGACCTAACTGGCAGCAAAGCAGTGAGTCCCTAGAGGGGCAGAAGGTAGGCCCCACTAAGGCAGTAATAGACTCTGATAGACAAAGCTCATAGAGCTGAATCCAGAAAGACTGCCGGAGAGACGGGTCATCTTGGACTCTTTTCATCCAGATTCTCTTCTCTCATAAGGGAAAGAGTATAAATGATGGaacgggggagaggggcaggggcaggtgtcAAGGGCTCCCTTGAGCCCTCCTCTCCAGACTTACCAGAATTGTTTTTATTCTACCTGTTGATATGACTCTTTTCTATAGCACTCTGCACTATAGTTAGATTTGGAAAGATtaatcagtaaatgtcagtaaacaccaatttaatcaaacacaCATAGACcaataaaaacacttttaatcaataataactgaaatttgcagataagtaagaaaaatgctgcttgagaactcagTCTACGGATATTTActtacttggtatattttgacaACTAGTGTTAAGGGTTATAAGGCTTTCATGTTTTGAGTCTCAATGCCACTCATTAAAAAATTCTGATACTTTTcaatttcccacaactgaaaacttaatttgataaaaataaaaaaaatgtttaaaacccaCAGATTTGCTCAATTGTGAAAGTTTAAATGTAACAGAAAAAATACTTAAACTGATAGACTTGGcagaactgaaattttttttttaaatggctaacTGAAATATCAGAGCACCACATGGGAGATGAACTCTTCCTCCCAAATTCCCTCAGTAACAGTGCCTGAAGTTAGATTCCTAAACTCATATTTACctttttaggcttttttttttttaaattaaaatcttgGCCATAAAATCTAAGATAGAGAGGAatttaaaaaaccacacacaaacaaCTTACTTGCATAACTTGATACTGTACAATGCTTCAGCTATATGAATTCCCCAGGCAAGCCAAAACCTGGTAAGATAAGCACACACATTAGTTTTAATGTTGTTGAAAATTAGGACCACACTGTGACCATAATGCAAAAGACTGaaagaagatattgaagaaaTAGACAAGttagctttctgctttttctagAAGACAGATACATTTGTAGTCTACGGGCAAGAGGCAGCGTCTCTCTTAACTGTATTCTAAGGACAAGCTATGAAGTTCAGGTACAGTGTATCACCTAAAGCACCTGGTATTCATCCAAAACTTTTCATGGTATATTTGTGAAATAGCAGATATTGAGCCAAATCCTACAGTACAGTATCAGGCTCAACTTTCAGTGAAGACAATACACGCTTGCCTCACTAGAGAATTTAGCCTTGTATTTATTAGAGGTGCAATCCAAGTACCAGAGAAGTCAAATGGTCAGCTTTTCATTGGGTTTATAGTTACTACAAGTTTTATTAGCTTTAGTTTATAAACAGGTGGTATGAAGAGATCAAATACATGCCTAATTTGGCATTTAAGAAAAGACTAGCTTTTCAAATGAGTCAAAAGCGGTCAGTCTTCAAAGTGGAGTAATGATGAAGCAATTTGAAGCTTTTAACAAAGTCCTTCTAAAAACAGGTCTATGAAATCGTTTTGGTCTGTGTTGATATGCTCTTGTAATGTGCCCTTTTCTTGTATATTGGTGCCCAGATACACGCTTTTCTGAACTTGTAGTATTTGTCCACCACCAATTTTAATGTGTAGCCTTGTTCCAGTTTGGAGCTGTGGATACCAATCTGGCATCTGAAGCAACACACCAAGGCACACAGAGTAATTTTTATCTAGATActgaggccttggctacacttacagatgTACAGCGCTGTGAGTTAAGCCCGCCTTTGTACAGCtgagtagggaaagtgctgcagtcagtccacactgacagctgtcACCTCACTgtcgtggccacatttgcagctgcattgggagtggtgcattgtgggcagctatcccagcattcaaGTGCCTGCAATGTGCTTCTCAAATGCggagggtggagtgtgacagggagcgtggggggagagagagttggtTTCTGGGGTGCTGAGAGTCTGTCAGCACGCTGTCTTGTAAGTACAGACCCCACGCCCTCTCccacctctctctcactcactgaaagcaaacggcagctgtttctttttttttctcatagACAAGATAAGCAGCTGCTTGCGGAAACGGACCCCAACGCCACCCCCCAAGCAAACATTAGCTGTCGGCACTCCAAACGGAGCgcccctgcctccctctcacTCATTCAAAGCaaacagtgtttgtttttttgataaACAGCCCCCTGAAAGGGAGCTTTGAAACTGCACTTCCACATCCGCAGTTCACAACAAAACAAGAGAATGCTTCAGTTAAAAGGATTATGGGGAGTTTCCGTAATCAGTGCGTAATAACGTTACTCCCCATTTACGCTGGCGCGTCTCAGCCAATGAGCAACAGCTGTTAatcctctcggggaggtggagtaccaggagcgctccagccagggagtcagagcgctctatgtgcGTTGAGCTCTACTttactccccgtccacactggcaaggcacgtagagtgctctgattccctggctggagcgctcttggtactccacctccccgagaggatTAACAGGAACTGGCCTTAACAAGTTTCATTCACCTAGACTTTCACCACCACTACCTCCACTGAGGTGAAACACAAGCCATTAAAATGTAACAAACGATCAAATTAAATTATGGAATCTTAAGTAGGGGGTGGAGATGGAGAAACAACAATGTAAGTAGCAAAAACATTAGCTTTCTAAATCCAACTTACCCATTATATAGCAGTTTGGGGTGGTTGTCCACCAAATATTTAGTAAAATGGCCAAGTTGTCCCAGATTCTCGTAGGGTATTGTTGAAGGTAAAAAGACTGCCCACTAAGAGAAACATACACTTTAGTAATCCCAAAATTCTTACTTTAAGGAGAAAACATTAAGCTTGAGACTTTAAATTTGATTCCCCTCATCCCTCCTCAAATTTGCTTGCTATTAAATTGGACCCCTATACATGCTGATTTCACATACGTGTGCTACTTTCTCACCTTTGCCCATTTCTCCCCCCATCCTTAACAGGCAGGCTACTAGCCCTCTAAgacagaggtgagcaaactatggcccgtgggaccgtcctgcctggcccttgagttcccggcccctcccctgctgttccccctcctccgCAGCCACGCCACTGCAcaggcagcgctctgggcagcggggctgagTGCTCCTGTAGGGCAGTGTGGCCGCATGTCTGACTCCGGCTGGCCGgtgcagctgccagacatgctgctttgaGCGGCATGGTAAGTGGGCGGGGGCcagagggttggataaggggcagggagtcccagggggcagtcaggggacagaggtttgcgtgggggggggggtggtcagggaatgggttggataagcgtgggagtcctgggggggcctgtcagggggtggggttgTGGATCGGGGTCAGGGCAGtcggagcagggggttggatagggggtggagtcccaggggacCGGATAGGGTCGGGGGAGGAGTCTCAGgagtgggcagtcaggggacaaggagcgggggggttggatgagtcggggattctgaggggggcagtcaaagggcgggaagtgggagggggcagatgggggcgtggaccaggctgtttggccctccatacagttttgcaaccccgatgtggccctcgggccaaaatgtttgcccacccccgcTCTAAGATGACTGCAACAAAAGAGGTGCTCTTAGGCTGGGGGATCCAAGCAAAACAGGCTTATGATTGCATTTCTTGTGCTAGTTACACCAGATGTAGGGGCTGAGGAGATGGAAGGAATGAGTGGTAAATGCACCAAATGAATCATTAACAGACAGGAATTATGCATGATGTTTGACAGGCAAGATAAATTGTCTGTGGTATTGAAAGTTCAAAATCTAACTTGCCACGTTCCGTAAATGCTGATTAGACACTGAAGGCgtaggaggagggagggaaagcatAACAGCAGTATCATTACACAATAGCTTTGGTTGGTAACCAGTATGTCAGAACTTGCACAATGCTTGAGTTGTGCAAGTGCAATACTTTTTCCAACCCCAGAAATGTTTTGAGGAGGAACTGGAAGGTAGGGACACAGGGCCAGAATAGAAGGGAACAGACACCAACCAAGTAGGGGGAAAGACTGGGGAAGGGTGAGGGTAGGATAGAAAGGTAAAACAGGCAGGCAGGGACTAAAATTGTGCAGTGCTGGGACAGAAGTGAGTTTTTAAATGGATAAGGCCAACCTGAAATCTACTAATTTCAAAAAGTGGTTCAAGAGTATTTTTCTGAACCACTCCTGCTGATCTTAGTaatctaactttttaaaataattctctcATGCTTGTTGCTTTGGGAAAGATccatacaaacaaaaggaaaattacTGTACGAAGGAACCAAAGAAACAGACCATAAATGGCTGTCATGTACACAAACTGAACTTTCCCTCTCGTGTCCATAGTATTCTTGGGTGTTAGTTGAAACAGTAGCCAATGTCCATTTTTAAATATAAGACTGGTTTAGTCACTGTGCCCATACAATCCTTAGTCTCTTTGGGCTcatttacactggcactttacagcgctacaactttctcactcaggggtgtgaaaaagcacacccctgagtgcagcaaaGTGCAGAtatagacagtgccccagcgctgggagccacgCCCCTCCtggaggtggttttttgttttttgttttgtttttaaagatccCTGGCAGAGCtttctcccagcgctctgccgcaactacacaagccacgttaaagcactgccacggcagcactttaacattgccagtgtagactagaccTTTGCTAAATCTAGCAACAAAAGTCCAAAACATAATGGTACTTGCAGTTGTCTCAATGAAACTCAACCCACCACCACTTTTTTCATGCAATTTACTGATTGGCCAAGTGTAACTTTTGGTCTCTACTCACGTTAAGAAGTGGTTTTACCAATACATACTTCTGTCTCAGCTTCCACTATGTGGAAATTCTAAAGTATTGGAAACCTGTCTCTCCTTCTGCATATTCAAAATTTGCATTACCAGTGCAATGATTCACCTTCTCCTCTATTTAAAGATGTGCAGTCCATCTTCAAATTCCCTGCTGGATCCCCACTCACTTCAGCATTCAGTTCAAAATGGcccttattttaaaaagctttgatGGATGTGCTTCTCCTATGTCTTTCATTCCTCAGTTCGACTGAACCTTTTTCTGTACAAAATCTGGCCACGGGTGCCTCTGtctgcaatttatttatttatttttattccagcTGTTGGTAATACTGGTTCAGCTCTCCTACATTCAGAACGGGACAGAAGGCTACTGTACACAAGTCTCCCAAGGTCACCGGTGTTTGACACTATGCCAATTAAATGTACTCTAAGCATGTTTAACTGTCACGGTATCAGGAGCTTTGCGTGCACAAGAAGAGTGCACTGCTGGTAGCAGGGGAAGATGCTCTGCTCTTTGCaagagctggattttttttttgtagacatACAAAAATCCCTTCTCTAGACAAGCCTTATGGAGGGGATAGTATTGATCGGCCATTCAGGTATCTTTACCAACTTCACCATCTCCTGGCAAAGTTTCTTTCTGCTGTCAACGCGTGGGGGGTTATATCCCCCTTGCATGAACAAacgaggtggggaggggggaaaatagcTACCCCTAAAACAACTGCCCTTATgctgttttcattttcatcacctCATAAATGCAAGCACCCGTCTCACTCACTGAGCTCCCACCGGCCCCgcctcagccctgccccgccccagcaccTTCTATCCCCCCCTACTcacctgccccctatccgcccccccATTCGCCCTAGCCcggcccccacacccctcccgccGCTGACTGCCCGGCGACTCACAGCGAAGTAGCCTATGGAGACGGCGATGACGCCTATCCAGAAGCGGCTGGCGCAACGGAAATAGCCGCCGGGGGGCGCCGCCATGCCGGCGCGGGCCTCGAGCGCCGCTCACAGCCTCGCCCCACGGCTGCGGGGCCGAGCGCCGTCACTGTCGCCCGaaatgaagggggggggaagCGGACTGTTTCACCCGGACCAGACCATTCCCGCTTGGGCGGCGGGGGGAGTGAGGACAATCCGGCCTGAGCTCGAACCTCTCCGCAGGGGAGGCTGGTCCTCTGTCAGAAGCCCCGCCCCTCGCTGGCTCTGGTGCTGGCTGCTCAGCCCAGCTGCGGGGCACGGTTGGCgtcccggcggggcggggcggggcggggcggtgcAGGGTGCATTCGAGCTCCCCGGGGCTCGCTGGAGGGGGCTGCGCCGCGCGCGTGGGAGCTCGCTGGAGCTCTCTCGCTCCAGAGTTGTATGCGTAGAGCGCCATGGAGAGGCGCTCTATGCACATCGGTCTGCTTGCTGCACATGCCCTAGCCTCAGACAGACTGGTCAGGGCAGCACGACTTGCATGAGTTCCATGCTGCTGCCAGCCTCCGCCCTTGGcgcagggagtttgtttataaacagaggcatGGTGATTAAGGTAACAAAAGGCTTGTTCTTAAATTAAAGATCCTTTGATGATCCTGAAAGCGTTGCCAGGCGCTCCAGTTGAAAGATAGGCAACAAAGGCTAAGACTAAATGGGCTGTTCTCAGAATGCAGGGGGGTAAATAATAAATAGTGGTGTGTCGTTCCcccgcggggggtggggggaagctgtactgttcaacatgttcataaatgatctggaaaaaaagaataaacaaaatttggcaaaatttgcagaccatacaaaattattcaagctagctaagtccaaagcagactgtgaagagttacaaagggacctcagaacactggctgactgggcaacaaaataacagatgaaattcagtgttgagaaatgccaagtaatgcacctggcaaaatataatcccaagtatatatatacaaaatgatggggtctaaattagcttttacctgtcaagaaagagatcttggagttattttggatagttctctgaaaacgtccactcaCTGTGTAgtggcattggatagttctctgaaaacgtccgcTCACTGTGTAgtggcattggatagttctctgaaaacgtccgcTCACTGTGTAgtggcattggatagttctctgaaaacatccgctcactGTGTAGTGGCAATCaaacaatgttaggaatcattaggggAAGgctaaataataaaacagaaaatataattgcccctatataaatccatgatatacccacatcttgaatactgtgtacagatctggtcaccacatctctaaaaagatatattagaattagaaaaggttcagaggaGGGTATCAGAAATGATtcagggtatggaacagtttctgtatgaagagagattaataagactgtgatttttcagcttggaaaagagaaaactaacagagatatgatagaggtctataaaatcattaatggtgtggaaaaattgaataaggaaatgttatttattccttcacataacacaagaactaggtgtcacccaatgaaagcaataggcagcagctttaaaacaaacaaaaaaagaaagtatttcttcacagtaaacccatggaactcattgccaggagatgttttGAAGGCagaaactataacagggttctaaaaagaactagataagttcatg
This genomic interval carries:
- the TMEM254 gene encoding transmembrane protein 254, producing the protein MAAPPGGYFRCASRFWIGVIAVSIGYFAWAVFLPSTIPYENLGQLGHFTKYLVDNHPKLLYNGFWLAWGIHIAEALYSIKLCKTKGITDSSVQRRWFIQTFLFGIASLSHLLAYKPPPKKQK